In Chitinophaga nivalis, a single genomic region encodes these proteins:
- a CDS encoding RNA polymerase sigma factor, producing MDNVLDDHQLLERIKEGDAAAFRMLFDRHWEGLYLFAWKRLKSKQDAEDVVQHVFMKIWEHRSAKNIQLSIQAYLYKSVYYEVLAALKNMSASREEISAVTEYTLPVFSGVLEKLSLADLNDIINKEVGNLPGRMQLIYKLSREEDYSIKAIAEKLNLSEQTVKNQLTMALSRLRKPVFEAVLLLLLKDLMFP from the coding sequence ATGGATAATGTTTTAGATGACCATCAATTACTGGAACGAATAAAGGAGGGGGATGCAGCTGCGTTCCGGATGTTGTTCGACAGGCACTGGGAAGGGCTGTACCTGTTTGCATGGAAGCGTTTAAAGTCGAAGCAGGATGCCGAAGATGTTGTACAGCATGTTTTTATGAAGATATGGGAACACCGCAGTGCAAAAAATATTCAGTTGTCGATACAGGCCTATTTATATAAGTCCGTTTATTATGAAGTGTTGGCTGCCTTAAAGAACATGTCGGCCAGCCGGGAAGAAATATCTGCCGTTACGGAATACACCTTGCCCGTATTCAGCGGAGTGTTGGAAAAACTATCGCTGGCAGATCTGAACGACATCATCAATAAAGAAGTCGGTAACCTGCCCGGGCGTATGCAACTCATCTACAAACTAAGCCGGGAGGAAGATTACTCTATCAAAGCGATTGCTGAAAAGCTGAACCTCTCCGAACAAACCGTAAAGAATCAGCTGACGATGGCGCTTTCCCGCCTGAGAAAACCGGTTTTTGAAGCGGTATTATTATTACTCCTGAAAGACTTAATGTTCCCTTAA
- a CDS encoding serine hydrolase domain-containing protein encodes MYSQARYKGAPKHAAPGADMLPDPHADYPVNSAVPGPLKDKLDKQVKQLFALTGMPGMSAAMLIAGKGLWRADTGFISLPLQQKVDTTTLFYWASVSKLITATIIAMLVQEQQLSYDSKLADWFPQFQHAKDITIDALLQHTSGLYSFNHDSTFHNSKRYYTPPELLELVTARNNLFRPGEYWAYSNTGYLLLAMIAEKIEKKTFAQIVQDRMATPFHLASLRVLMPQERPDNLAIGHVDGYTIMEDYSTPLGAGNIISNAKDMVLLLHALLTGQISSLPMTKERLHDLYPMFDKGMYYGRGMILSDFHEINQTKNYWIGHNGGTEDYRALVVYDVATKAFVAVAVNQQVPVEAIAGKLLEQLK; translated from the coding sequence GTGTATAGTCAGGCCCGCTACAAAGGTGCCCCCAAACATGCCGCACCAGGCGCTGATATGCTACCGGATCCGCATGCTGACTATCCGGTAAATAGTGCCGTTCCCGGACCACTGAAAGATAAACTGGATAAGCAGGTGAAGCAGCTGTTTGCCCTCACCGGCATGCCGGGGATGAGTGCTGCGATGCTGATAGCAGGGAAAGGCCTGTGGCGGGCTGATACCGGATTTATTTCGTTGCCGCTGCAACAAAAAGTGGATACGACTACGTTGTTTTATTGGGCCAGTGTGAGCAAGCTCATTACCGCTACCATCATTGCCATGTTGGTACAGGAGCAGCAATTGAGCTATGACAGTAAACTCGCTGACTGGTTCCCCCAGTTCCAGCATGCAAAGGATATTACCATCGATGCATTGCTGCAACATACCAGTGGCTTGTATAGTTTCAATCATGATTCCACCTTTCATAACAGCAAACGTTATTATACACCACCGGAGTTACTGGAGCTGGTGACGGCCCGCAACAATTTATTCCGGCCCGGCGAATACTGGGCATACAGTAATACCGGTTATCTCTTGCTGGCAATGATAGCAGAGAAAATAGAAAAGAAGACGTTTGCACAAATTGTGCAGGACAGGATGGCTACCCCCTTTCATCTTGCTTCCCTACGTGTATTAATGCCGCAGGAGCGCCCGGATAATCTTGCAATTGGTCACGTAGACGGATATACGATAATGGAAGATTATTCCACACCGCTGGGCGCTGGAAATATTATTAGTAATGCAAAAGATATGGTGCTACTGTTGCATGCATTACTCACAGGACAGATCAGTAGTCTTCCAATGACGAAGGAGCGTTTGCATGATTTGTATCCGATGTTTGATAAGGGCATGTATTATGGGCGGGGCATGATCCTGTCTGACTTCCACGAAATAAATCAGACAAAAAATTATTGGATAGGCCACAACGGAGGAACGGAAGATTACCGGGCACTGGTCGTATATGATGTGGCTACAAAAGCCTTTGTGGCAGTGGCTGTTAATCAACAGGTGCCGGTGGAAGCGATTGCTGGAAAATTGCTGGAGCAGCTAAAATAG
- a CDS encoding Ig-like domain-containing protein, with protein sequence MNCFTTLCRHKIFILLLGLLVFHNYVQAQSAACERAVSQTFSINGLCVGCTVTDPQLAVDNDAATFSQLKVLVGLLGGYVQQTLVFPFSGKAGDTIVLSLSFPAVPANVNQIAAVQVATYQNSTYNNDRRALNDPALLVKLGDGKKALVKIAATQPYNQLEVRLTSVVQLIGSANIHDAGRQSPPPVVANEPVSICSATKAYLQASGPSGATFNWYDSDTSATPVFTGADFTTPFLFNSRAYYVATVAAPGCPEGSRKKVPIEVKDAPLPPLVLGDTLAVCKGARTSLRASIGSGNIFKWYTSEVGGTPVFTGATFLTPPITANIVYYAEAVNALGCASQRSAVSVTVKPVPPVPVVTLTNACFREPGLMEIETPDHNTEYKWYNSATATQPLFTGTIFGFIALAPVTYYISATHDGCTSARRAVTTTPLPLPPTPAAVKDTVKVCPGGTAVLRAKKVPGMQYRWYTEPEEGQVDSYADTLVVAKALFSIVFYLEAVNENGCVSENRKAVLVLVGPGPGCQTSASTLEETGKSAGLIKEWRVFPNPFSEQLTVRFTLQQQARVLIQLIPVKGSQPVAVKEEIMLPGTFTIPVDVSRIPSGLYLCRVIAGKDTVVEQVIKL encoded by the coding sequence ATGAATTGTTTCACTACGTTATGCCGACATAAAATATTCATTTTGTTGCTGGGATTATTGGTTTTTCATAACTATGTCCAGGCGCAGTCTGCTGCCTGTGAGAGAGCCGTTAGTCAGACCTTTAGTATAAACGGACTTTGTGTGGGATGTACCGTTACGGATCCGCAATTGGCGGTGGATAATGACGCCGCTACTTTTTCCCAGCTGAAAGTGCTGGTGGGATTATTGGGCGGGTATGTACAACAAACCCTGGTGTTTCCTTTTTCCGGAAAAGCCGGGGATACCATTGTATTGTCGCTTTCTTTTCCGGCGGTTCCTGCCAATGTAAATCAGATTGCTGCTGTGCAGGTAGCTACCTACCAGAATAGCACGTACAATAATGATCGCAGGGCATTGAATGATCCTGCACTGTTGGTAAAGCTGGGAGATGGCAAAAAAGCACTGGTAAAAATAGCGGCTACGCAACCCTACAACCAGCTGGAAGTGCGCCTTACTTCCGTTGTACAATTAATCGGTTCCGCCAACATACACGATGCCGGCCGCCAGTCTCCACCACCGGTAGTCGCCAATGAACCGGTAAGTATATGCAGCGCTACAAAGGCCTACTTGCAGGCATCCGGACCGTCCGGCGCTACGTTTAACTGGTACGATAGTGATACCAGCGCGACGCCGGTTTTTACCGGTGCTGATTTTACGACACCGTTTTTATTTAATTCCAGGGCTTATTATGTAGCCACCGTAGCAGCACCCGGCTGTCCGGAAGGCAGTCGTAAAAAAGTACCGATAGAAGTGAAGGACGCGCCGCTTCCGCCGCTGGTGTTGGGAGATACACTGGCAGTTTGTAAGGGTGCCCGCACTTCTTTAAGAGCCAGTATAGGATCTGGTAATATTTTTAAATGGTATACATCGGAAGTGGGGGGCACGCCTGTTTTCACTGGCGCGACTTTCCTCACGCCGCCGATTACAGCTAATATCGTTTATTATGCGGAGGCCGTGAATGCATTGGGCTGCGCCAGCCAGCGATCCGCCGTCAGTGTAACGGTGAAACCTGTGCCGCCGGTACCGGTGGTAACCCTTACCAATGCTTGTTTCAGGGAGCCTGGTTTAATGGAAATAGAAACACCTGATCATAATACTGAGTATAAGTGGTATAATAGCGCAACGGCTACACAGCCCTTGTTCACCGGTACCATATTTGGATTCATCGCGCTGGCACCAGTTACCTACTATATCAGTGCTACCCACGATGGATGTACCAGTGCGCGGAGGGCGGTAACTACCACTCCTTTGCCATTACCACCGACACCTGCTGCCGTAAAAGATACCGTCAAAGTTTGTCCGGGTGGTACCGCTGTATTACGTGCAAAGAAGGTACCTGGTATGCAGTACCGGTGGTATACTGAGCCAGAAGAGGGACAAGTGGACTCATATGCGGATACGCTGGTAGTGGCGAAGGCACTTTTCAGTATCGTCTTTTACTTAGAAGCCGTGAATGAGAATGGCTGTGTGAGTGAGAACCGTAAAGCTGTTCTTGTACTGGTTGGCCCGGGACCCGGTTGCCAGACATCCGCATCCACGTTGGAAGAAACCGGTAAATCTGCAGGTTTGATAAAAGAATGGCGGGTATTCCCGAATCCATTTAGTGAACAACTCACGGTGCGCTTCACATTACAACAACAAGCCCGGGTATTGATACAACTCATACCTGTCAAAGGTAGCCAGCCTGTTGCCGTGAAAGAAGAAATCATGCTGCCGGGTACGTTTACGATTCCGGTAGATGTTTCCAGGATCCCATCGGGACTTTATCTTTGCCGGGTTATTGCCGGAAAAGATACCGTAGTGGAGCAAGTGATAAAACTATAA
- a CDS encoding immunoglobulin domain-containing protein: MYFTFTRKVSFQYLYRLLSLCSVLLLFGSITRSQPVHCVRATSASVSGPTAITNPQLAVDNDLSTGASFLFKSANAGAKLILTFPESSHPGDSLFIIIGSGGAASSYFVEAHIFIYDGDTERENLLITGFNRFDGDAYTIYRRQFPESFNKVIIALGPYPYIDKLISIKAAYFSRAFPTVSTPDKLCEGTNTTLHAIAPAQSVFKWYTVPTGGIPLYTGADFTTPELLGNTTYYAETTDATNGCATDTRTKVDITVSPTAGTFTKSWNKTYGGSGLDDLYHVSLATDVGYLLCGTSTSQNGDVTDGNSGQQDFLVVKTDSTGTKKWNKTYGGSDNDVLHAAVKAPGNGFLLTGYTLSADKDVTDGNNGGEDAWIVRVDNTGNKLWDKTFGGTGNDRINAVVASPEGGYLLGGTTWSTNGDVTDGNNGKSDIWIVRLGTGGVKLWDKTFGGNDVDVLTSIAATPDSGYLLGGYTRSLNGDITDGNNGAEDYWIIKIDANGNKQWNKTFGGGAADILKRVLYTEDGGYLLAGTSRSVDGDVTTGNKGLEDFWVVKTDAQGNKEWEKSYGGSSYDILTTVQSVKGGWLLGGYTRSADGDIKTGNKGEDDFLVLLISYTGRLGSSYTLGGSKADLLYSLRTTTVPGELILGGFSYSTDGDISDGNNGLEDFLLLKVAAAYNCEGAGKPATTTVPANSTPMPLP; this comes from the coding sequence ATGTACTTTACTTTTACGCGTAAGGTATCTTTCCAGTACCTATATCGTTTACTGTCCCTGTGTAGCGTATTACTGTTATTTGGGTCGATTACCCGGTCGCAACCTGTGCATTGTGTGCGGGCTACAAGCGCCAGTGTCAGCGGACCTACCGCTATTACCAATCCGCAATTGGCGGTGGATAATGATTTGTCTACAGGCGCTTCATTTTTATTCAAATCGGCTAACGCAGGAGCAAAACTGATTTTAACTTTTCCGGAAAGTTCTCATCCCGGTGATAGCCTTTTTATTATTATTGGCAGTGGAGGTGCTGCTAGTTCTTATTTTGTCGAAGCCCACATATTTATTTACGATGGAGATACTGAGCGGGAGAATCTTCTGATAACAGGGTTTAATCGCTTCGATGGGGATGCTTACACCATCTATCGCAGGCAATTTCCTGAATCATTCAATAAAGTGATTATTGCGTTAGGCCCCTATCCATATATCGATAAACTTATTTCAATAAAAGCAGCTTATTTTTCCCGGGCTTTTCCCACTGTTAGTACACCGGATAAGTTATGTGAGGGAACGAACACTACTTTACATGCTATTGCACCCGCACAGAGCGTTTTTAAATGGTATACAGTGCCAACAGGTGGTATACCGCTATATACAGGCGCTGACTTTACCACGCCGGAGCTTTTGGGTAATACAACTTATTACGCCGAAACAACAGATGCCACCAATGGTTGTGCAACAGATACCCGAACAAAAGTAGATATTACGGTTTCACCTACTGCCGGAACGTTTACAAAGTCATGGAACAAAACATACGGCGGTAGCGGGCTGGATGACCTGTATCATGTAAGCCTTGCTACCGACGTGGGGTATCTGCTTTGCGGCACTTCTACTTCCCAGAATGGCGACGTGACAGATGGCAACAGTGGCCAGCAGGATTTTCTGGTGGTTAAAACAGATTCCACGGGTACTAAAAAATGGAATAAAACGTATGGCGGTAGCGATAATGATGTATTGCACGCGGCCGTAAAAGCACCAGGTAATGGTTTTCTGCTGACAGGGTATACTTTATCCGCAGATAAGGATGTAACAGATGGTAATAATGGCGGGGAAGATGCCTGGATTGTACGGGTAGATAATACAGGCAATAAGCTGTGGGATAAGACTTTTGGCGGTACCGGTAATGACCGGATCAATGCCGTGGTAGCCAGTCCGGAAGGAGGCTATTTATTGGGTGGAACTACCTGGTCTACGAATGGGGATGTGACAGATGGTAACAATGGTAAGTCCGATATCTGGATTGTACGGCTGGGAACTGGTGGTGTAAAGCTATGGGATAAGACTTTTGGTGGCAATGATGTGGACGTGCTGACATCCATCGCTGCCACCCCGGATTCGGGGTATCTGTTGGGAGGATATACGCGTTCGCTCAATGGCGATATTACAGATGGTAATAACGGCGCAGAAGATTACTGGATCATTAAAATAGATGCCAACGGTAATAAGCAATGGAATAAAACTTTTGGCGGCGGGGCTGCGGATATCCTCAAACGGGTGTTGTATACGGAGGATGGTGGCTATTTGCTGGCGGGTACCTCCCGGTCTGTAGATGGAGACGTAACAACCGGTAACAAAGGGTTAGAAGATTTCTGGGTGGTAAAAACGGATGCGCAGGGCAACAAAGAATGGGAAAAATCCTATGGTGGTAGCAGTTATGATATACTGACGACCGTACAATCGGTCAAGGGTGGTTGGTTGCTGGGAGGGTATACCCGTTCTGCAGATGGCGATATTAAAACGGGTAATAAAGGAGAAGATGATTTCCTGGTTTTATTAATCAGCTATACCGGCCGGTTGGGGAGTAGCTATACGTTGGGAGGCAGTAAGGCTGATCTGTTGTATTCTCTGAGAACCACCACGGTGCCGGGTGAACTGATACTGGGCGGATTTTCCTATTCTACAGACGGTGATATTTCGGATGGCAATAATGGGTTGGAGGATTTTCTGCTGCTGAAAGTGGCGGCTGCCTATAACTGTGAGGGGGCTGGGAAGCCCGCTACTACAACAGTGCCAGCTAATAGTACACCTATGCCGTTACCATAA
- a CDS encoding terpene synthase family protein encodes MNTSTTIRLDFPFPYLVSPHIHALETEMNQQLQAVPGLHKKHRQKLAATSAAGFACYLYPHAGYQQLQLISRYTLCMFINDDHYHDYPPDKLLPVHQNFHHALRQESYQAHTATEAALCEMLTAIAAQSRALMPANWLDQLIASIFVYLNGTLAEAPYIEQTAFIHSADYLAVRKKSVGAAPYVTPFIELSLGIVLPEEIWQHPILQQLISLTTDILIYTNDILSYPQEKTQKNEVMNLVLILQQEGKSETAAISEVVQLHHTAVEKFVAIRLALPDFGAYTAMVANCVWALEKVMLGNYHWSFYTGRYLTPDMQHP; translated from the coding sequence ATGAACACTTCCACTACTATCCGGCTGGATTTTCCTTTTCCTTATCTGGTCAGTCCGCATATACATGCACTGGAAACTGAAATGAATCAGCAATTGCAAGCAGTACCCGGCCTCCACAAAAAACACCGGCAAAAACTGGCCGCCACCAGTGCAGCAGGATTTGCCTGCTATCTGTATCCGCATGCCGGCTATCAGCAGCTACAACTTATCAGCAGGTATACCCTATGTATGTTTATCAATGATGACCATTATCATGACTATCCCCCGGATAAATTGTTACCGGTACACCAGAACTTTCATCACGCCCTGCGCCAGGAAAGCTACCAGGCACATACTGCTACCGAAGCCGCCCTGTGTGAAATGCTGACAGCCATCGCCGCACAATCAAGGGCTCTGATGCCGGCCAACTGGCTCGATCAGCTGATAGCAAGTATCTTTGTATATCTTAATGGTACGCTGGCAGAAGCCCCTTATATTGAACAAACAGCGTTCATCCATTCAGCTGATTATCTGGCAGTGAGAAAAAAATCGGTGGGGGCAGCGCCTTATGTGACGCCTTTTATTGAACTCTCCCTAGGTATCGTATTACCGGAAGAAATATGGCAACATCCGATCCTGCAGCAACTCATCAGCCTCACTACCGATATCCTTATTTACACCAATGATATCCTGTCTTATCCGCAGGAAAAAACACAAAAGAACGAGGTGATGAACCTGGTACTGATATTACAACAGGAAGGAAAATCGGAAACAGCAGCGATCAGCGAAGTTGTGCAATTGCACCATACAGCCGTAGAAAAATTTGTCGCGATCCGGCTCGCACTACCGGATTTCGGCGCCTATACCGCGATGGTAGCCAACTGCGTATGGGCCCTGGAGAAAGTGATGCTGGGCAACTACCACTGGAGTTTTTATACCGGGCGTTATCTCACACCAGACATGCAACATCCATAA
- a CDS encoding ABC transporter permease produces METINQYFFSDMCVMLGRSMRHVLRSLDTIITVTIMPIAMMLLFVYVLGGAIHTGTDNYVNYLLPGILLIAIANSIGYVSYRLFNDVQRGIFERFNSMPIARSAALWGHVLTALVSNAISIAVVILVALVMGFRSPAGVLSWLAVVGILALFTLALTWIAAIAGLSAKSLDGAVAVAYPIHLLPLISSAFVPTASMPVPVRAFAENQPVTAIVETIRALLSNQPVGIEIWVALAWCIGIMLVAYAFAVRAYRKRV; encoded by the coding sequence ATGGAAACGATCAATCAATACTTTTTCAGTGATATGTGCGTGATGCTGGGACGTTCCATGCGTCATGTATTACGCAGCCTGGACACCATCATTACGGTGACGATTATGCCCATTGCCATGATGCTGTTGTTCGTGTATGTATTAGGCGGCGCTATTCATACCGGCACCGATAACTATGTGAATTACCTGCTGCCGGGAATCCTGCTGATTGCCATCGCCAATAGCATCGGCTACGTATCTTATCGCCTGTTCAATGATGTGCAACGGGGCATATTCGAGCGGTTCAATTCCATGCCGATTGCGCGTTCGGCTGCGCTCTGGGGGCATGTGCTGACGGCATTGGTATCCAATGCCATTTCTATTGCTGTAGTCATACTGGTAGCATTGGTGATGGGTTTCCGTTCGCCGGCAGGGGTGTTATCATGGCTGGCCGTGGTGGGTATACTGGCCCTGTTTACATTGGCTTTAACCTGGATTGCGGCGATTGCCGGACTATCCGCCAAATCGTTGGATGGCGCCGTGGCAGTGGCCTATCCGATTCACTTACTGCCATTAATCAGCTCGGCGTTTGTGCCGACGGCGTCTATGCCGGTGCCGGTGCGTGCCTTTGCCGAAAATCAGCCAGTGACGGCTATCGTGGAAACGATCCGTGCCCTGCTGTCCAACCAGCCGGTAGGCATTGAAATATGGGTGGCGCTGGCGTGGTGTATCGGTATTATGCTCGTAGCTTATGCCTTTGCAGTGAGGGCATACAGGAAGCGGGTGTAA
- a CDS encoding ABC transporter ATP-binding protein, whose amino-acid sequence MSQNEIAISVQGLKKSYKKVPVLTGVDFEVKTGSIFALLGSNGAGKTTIVRILTTLLQQDQGNVIVNGYNVASKPEQVRQSISLTGQFAAVDEILTGRENLVMIAQLRHLKDARQVATDLLHRFGLTEAADRRVATYSGGMRRRLDIAMSLVGKPPLIFLDEPTTGLDPEVRLEFWQIVKELAADGTTVFLTTQYLEEAEQLADRIAILHEGKIIVSGTLAELKQLFPPAKMEYIEKQPGLEEIFLAIIGKKTTK is encoded by the coding sequence ATGTCGCAAAATGAAATAGCTATCTCCGTACAGGGGCTAAAAAAATCCTATAAGAAAGTACCCGTGTTGACAGGGGTAGATTTCGAAGTAAAGACAGGCAGTATTTTCGCCCTGCTCGGATCCAATGGTGCCGGCAAGACCACCATTGTACGGATCCTCACCACGTTGCTGCAACAAGACCAGGGAAACGTTATCGTAAACGGTTACAACGTGGCCTCAAAACCCGAACAGGTGCGGCAATCGATCAGTCTGACCGGACAATTTGCCGCTGTAGATGAGATTTTAACCGGGCGGGAGAATCTGGTGATGATCGCCCAGCTGCGGCACCTGAAAGATGCGCGGCAGGTGGCGACTGATTTGCTGCACCGTTTCGGTTTAACCGAGGCCGCAGACCGCAGGGTAGCCACTTATTCGGGCGGTATGCGCCGCCGGCTGGATATTGCCATGAGTCTGGTGGGAAAACCACCGCTCATCTTCCTCGACGAGCCAACTACCGGCCTTGATCCCGAAGTACGCCTGGAGTTCTGGCAGATTGTGAAGGAACTGGCCGCCGACGGCACCACCGTATTTCTGACTACGCAATACCTGGAAGAGGCGGAGCAACTGGCCGACCGGATTGCCATTCTGCATGAAGGAAAGATTATTGTGAGTGGCACACTCGCGGAACTGAAACAACTGTTTCCACCTGCAAAGATGGAATATATTGAAAAACAGCCGGGCCTGGAAGAAATATTCCTCGCCATCATCGGTAAAAAAACAACCAAATAA
- a CDS encoding pentapeptide repeat-containing protein: MLAHKTIGNKIAEARKKINISQAQLAQQLFISAQAVGKWERGESLPDITTLNRLAEILGVDLNYFSENFSSATTDSTDAASWAEEGAESPAAKLPQKRSWDMSGGNWQDADFSGLKHLQEKFSGSNLQRCQFIGADLAGLLLKSNHVDSCDFSGSDISNSHLQYSHFHNNLFKDCSLKGSTFTSCHIKEGDFSGADISGNHVVRTHFDNSQFRHSSLQATEFLRSYIKGGDFSGADFTDTVFKSGSLLHSNLTNAVWHRTAFQEMQLADLVFDGAWADCSFEDCAFSNITFQNATLTNIFFKGKSRSMKQLRFMNCQVDKLTYAFLKSGKADLTGITLLTS, encoded by the coding sequence ATGTTAGCGCATAAAACAATTGGCAACAAGATTGCCGAAGCACGAAAAAAAATTAATATTTCACAGGCTCAGCTGGCACAACAACTATTCATCAGTGCCCAGGCAGTCGGGAAGTGGGAACGGGGAGAATCGTTACCGGATATTACTACTTTAAACCGGCTGGCGGAAATCCTGGGCGTTGACCTGAACTATTTTTCAGAGAACTTCTCGTCTGCGACCACCGACAGTACAGATGCTGCCTCCTGGGCGGAGGAAGGGGCTGAATCGCCGGCGGCAAAGCTCCCGCAAAAGCGTAGCTGGGATATGTCTGGGGGAAACTGGCAGGACGCAGACTTTTCCGGGTTGAAGCACCTGCAGGAGAAATTCAGTGGTTCCAACCTGCAGCGCTGCCAGTTTATTGGGGCAGATCTGGCCGGACTGCTATTGAAAAGTAATCATGTGGATAGTTGTGACTTCTCCGGTTCAGATATCAGCAACAGTCACCTGCAGTATTCCCACTTCCATAACAACCTGTTTAAAGACTGTTCCCTGAAAGGAAGCACCTTTACCAGTTGTCATATCAAAGAGGGGGATTTCTCCGGCGCCGATATCAGTGGCAACCACGTAGTACGCACACACTTTGACAACAGCCAGTTTAGGCATAGCTCCCTGCAGGCAACGGAGTTTTTACGCAGCTATATCAAAGGTGGCGATTTCTCCGGCGCCGATTTTACCGATACCGTCTTTAAATCAGGTTCCCTGCTGCACAGCAACCTGACGAATGCTGTGTGGCATCGTACTGCTTTTCAGGAGATGCAGCTGGCGGATCTGGTTTTTGATGGCGCCTGGGCTGACTGCTCTTTTGAAGATTGTGCCTTTTCCAATATCACCTTCCAAAACGCCACCCTGACAAATATCTTCTTCAAAGGTAAAAGCAGGAGCATGAAGCAGCTCCGGTTTATGAACTGTCAGGTGGATAAACTGACGTATGCTTTTCTGAAAAGCGGAAAAGCAGATTTAACGGGTATCACATTGTTAACATCATAA
- a CDS encoding TetR/AcrR family transcriptional regulator, with protein sequence MALTQEELLISQVLQTAQQLYQRHGIRKVTMDDVAKAIGKTRSALYYYFKNRDELFEAVLFSLVEEVKHELEGVMQAEKKLEAKIRAFCMTKIKGSEKTRNFMAAIESGMDQEERSRYSDLMSKVHLKMMEAETVLLKQVIREAVASQEIPKPTPASLDTLLFVFLSSIRGIRRESAIEGYSLQWENGVNMLARLVARELGA encoded by the coding sequence ATGGCCCTTACACAAGAGGAATTACTCATCAGTCAGGTCTTACAAACCGCGCAACAATTATATCAACGGCACGGTATCAGGAAAGTAACGATGGACGATGTAGCCAAAGCTATCGGTAAAACCCGGAGCGCCCTGTATTATTATTTTAAGAACCGGGATGAGCTGTTTGAAGCGGTACTGTTTTCTTTGGTAGAAGAAGTGAAGCATGAACTGGAGGGTGTCATGCAGGCAGAAAAAAAGCTGGAAGCTAAAATCCGGGCTTTTTGTATGACTAAAATCAAAGGCTCCGAGAAAACCAGGAATTTCATGGCCGCCATAGAGTCGGGCATGGACCAGGAAGAACGTTCCCGGTATTCAGACCTTATGTCGAAAGTGCATCTGAAAATGATGGAGGCGGAAACGGTTTTGCTCAAGCAGGTGATCCGGGAGGCCGTTGCCAGTCAGGAAATTCCGAAACCCACGCCCGCTTCTCTGGACACCTTATTATTCGTATTCCTCAGCAGTATTCGCGGTATCCGGCGGGAGTCGGCCATAGAAGGCTATTCTCTGCAATGGGAAAATGGGGTCAATATGCTGGCACGGTTAGTAGCCAGGGAACTGGGTGCCTGA